The sequence ATTCAGTACACTGTATACAGTCGACGGAAAGCGGGTGGAGACGGAGTGTCGAACTTCATTGTTAAGAAAACGACATTGAAAGAGCAAGTCTATGACTATTTGAAAAATGCTATTACGCTCGGGGAGATAAAGCCTGGGGATAGGTTGATTGAAGAAAAGGTCTCTGAAACACTCAATGTCAGTCGGAGTCCAATCCGTGAAGCTGTAAGAATGCTTCAAAAAGACGGGTTGTTAGATGTAAACGCATCAGGCGGGGTTACGGTTGTGAATCCTACAATAGAAGATTACAGAAATTTATATGAAGCACGTGTAGAAATGGAGTCTCTTGCAGCATTTTATGCGGCTCAGCGCAGAACATCTGTGGAGCTAGCGGAGATAAAGTTGTTCATTGATGAAATGGAAAAAGAAGTGACGGATAACAGTCTGAAAGGGATGCTTCAAGTGAATTTTCGATTCCATGAAGCGATTGTCCGTGCGAGCCATAATCCGTTTTTAACGTCAATGACATTGCAACTACGGGGCGTGAATAGTTTTTATCGAAAAGCAATCCTTGAAGGAAATCCTGCTTATATGCGCGGTGCACTTCAGGATCATCAGGATATTTATCATGCAATAGAGAGTCAAGAACAGGATATTGCCCGCCAACTGATGCGGCACCATATTGAACGTGATTATCAGTCGTTCATGAAAGTGGTAAACAAGTAGGAGGGAATCAATTTGTTGAATCAACGAAAGCCTTTAGAAGGAATTAAAATATTAGAACTCGGGAACTTGGTGGCAGCACCATTCGCAGGGAAACTCTTTTCTGAATTTGGTGCGGAAGTCATCAAAGTCGAAGAACCGAAAAACGGCGATCCGTTACGCAATTGGCGTGTTATGCACGAAGATACATCCGTATGGTGGTATGTGCAAAGCCGGAATAAGAAGTCGATTACTGTCAATTTACGTGAACCGGAAGGACAGGAAATTATCAAGTCACTCGTTGCAGAAGTGGATGTTGTACTTGAAAACTTCAAGCCTGGCACACTTGAAAGATGGGGACTTGGTTATGAAGAAATGAAAAAAATTAATCCTTCCATCATTTTGACGAGGATTTCAGGTTATGGGCAAACAGGACCTTACAAAGAGAAGCCTGGTTTTGGGAGTGTTGCAGAAGCAATCGGAGGTCTTCGTTATTTGACAGGTTATCCGGATCGCCCGCCTGTAAGGGTTGGGATTGCGATCGGCGATATGATTGCAGGGCTATATGCGGTCATTGGCACATTAATGTCATTGCGTGCGCGGGACGTCGATGCACATAAAGAAGGACAAGTTGTCGATGTCGCACTCTATGAAGCTGTTTTTAGTTTATTAGAAGGAATTCTTCCTGAATACGATCTGACGGGCCAAGTAAGAGAACGAACAGGTAGCACATTACCAGGCATTGCTCCTTCCAATACGTATAAATGTGCGGACAACAAACATATTGTCATCGGCGGAAATGGGGACCGCATTTTCCAACGCCTCATGACTGCGATTGGCAGAGAAGATATCGCGAATGATCCAGTCTATTCAACGAATCAAGGCAGGGCAGACAACGTCGAAATGATTGACGCGCTCATAGAAGAGTGGACGTTGCAGCATCCATTGAAGGAAGTGCAGCGCATTCTCGATGACGTGTCTGTTCCAGTTGGGCCGATTTACGGCATTCAAGATATTGTTGAAGATGAACATTATGCAGCACGTGACATGTTGAAAGAAGTCGAGCTACCAGATGGTGGGAAGTTGATGGTGCCCGGGATTGTTCCAAAGCTTTCTGGTACACCTGGAGATATTGGCTGGACAGGCCCTTCGCTTGGTTCACATAACGATGAAGTATATAAGGAATTGCTTGGTTTATCACAAGAGGAGCTTAATGATTTGAAATCGAAAGGAGTTGTCTAAATGCCGGACGTAACGATTATTGACGTCAGTCCGCGGGATGGTTTACAAAATGATCCGAAACCGATATCTGCAGTAGAGAAATCGCAATTGGTCAGAATGCTGGTGGAGGCCGGTGTTCATAAAGTGGAAGTGACATCGTTCGTCCATCCTTTAAAAGTGCCGCAAATGGCGGATGCGAGTCAGTTACTTGAAATGTTAAAAAGTGTTCCTGAAGTAGAAGCGATTGCATTGATTCCCAACCTTAAGGGCTATGAGCGGGCGCGGAATCATCGTCTGTCCGAAGTGAACTGGGTAAGCGCCGCGACGGAAACGTTCAACGCGAAAAACATCGGCATGACGATTGATGAAAATATGGAACAATTTCTTCAAGTGCTGGAAAAGGCAAAGGAAGACGGCATTAAAACATGTTTTTCAGTAGCAGTCAGTTTCGGCTGTCCTTATGAAGGAGAAGTCGCTGAAGTACAAGTGCTTGATATCGTAAAGTGCATTAAAGAAGCAGGCGTGGATCGGATAGGTATAGCGGATACGATTGGCATTGCAACACCTGATCATGTGGAAAGATTGATGGGGAAAGTGTTGGAGATTGCTGGAGAAACACCTGTCGCGGTCCACCTCCATGATACGAGAGGACTGGGCTCAGCAAACGCGTATGCAGCCTACCGCGCGGGTGTCCGGATTTTTGAAACAGCTGCAAGTGGAATTGGCGGTTGCCCGTTTGCTCCGGGAGCTGCTGGGAACTTGGCAACGGAAGATCTGGTTTATCTGTTCGAAAGAATGGACATATCAACGGGGATTGATTTTGAGAAGTTGTTGGATGCAGCGGATTACGCAGCAATTTTATCATCAAAAAATCCATTGGGGCGAATTCGCCATGTGGAAAGAAAACAGGAAAAGGGGAATAGAGGATGAAAAAATGGACATTAGGGTTATTCATTTCAATCATTGGGCTTCTAGCTTTATCAGCTTGTGGTTCAGCAGATAAGGATGTAGATGATGCATCGGCGGCAACGACTGATGGAACAGGTTATGAAAAAACGACAATTCGACTTGCATATAACTTGCCGCAAGATCACCATATTGCAATTGGTATTGAGAACTTCGCGAAAGAAGTTATGGAAAAGTCAGATGGAAAAGTGAATGTTCAAGTATATCCTGCTGGTCAGTCTTAGTGATAAAGATATGAATCAATCCATACTCTCTGGTGGTGTTGAGATGGGCGTCAACTCATCCACTCTATGGTCTTCAACTGTTCCTGCGATGGGGATTTTCGATGTCCCTTATATCTTCAATGACTATTCTGCTGTAGGTGAAGCGGTAAATGGTGAATTCGGTGAAAAACTGAGTGGCGCTATGGAAGAAAAAGGTGCAAAAGTGTTAATGTTCGCAGACTATGGCTATGTACAATTTGCAAATAACAAACGCGAGTTGAAGAAACCGGAAGACTTCAAAGGCTTGAAAATTAGAAGTATCGGTGACTTGCCGTCTGAATTAATTCAAGCATATGGGGCTTCGCCTGTATTCATGGGTGGTGGAGAAGTGTATATGGCGCTTCAACGTAATACAGTAGACGGTGCAACTTCAGGTACAACGGCCATGCTTCAACGTAAATATGATGAAGTGACAAAGTATTTGACGGTTAACAACTATGCGTACCTTGAATTCCTATTAGCTGTGAATAAAGACTACTGGGACAAGCTTCCTGCGAAAACACAGGAGTTGTTAACAGAAGTTGCAGCTGAAACGGAAACATGGATCCGCGAGCAAGCTGAAAAGGAAGATACTGAATCTGCGAAAGCACTAGAAGAAAAAGGAATGGAAGTGTACTACGTTCCTGAAGATGAGTTAGATGTATGGAAAGATGCGGCAGCTCCAGTTCGTGATGTATTCATTGAAAATGCTGGAAGTCTTGGTGAAGAATTATTGGATCTCGTAGATAAGAAATAAAAAGAGTAAGGGGGGACCGCTTGTGAAAAAGGTCTATACATTCATGGATCTGCTCATACGATGGGGCGCTTATATTGCAGGTGTGCTTATCTTAATCACGACTGTTATGACGTTCTATGAAGTAATTTCAAGGTCGTTTTTCGGCAAACCGACTTCATGGGCAACGGAGTTATCCATCTATGCGATCATTGGCAGTTGCTTCCTTGGCAGCGCCTATGCGGTTCGTACCTATTCGCATATTACCGTTGATTTATTGATTAATAATGTTAATGATCGAATAAAGACGTTGCTTGCTTATTTATCCAATGCATTAGGTCTAGTTTTCAGCATCATCTTTACAGTTTACAGCTATTTGCATGTAGTAAAGACGTTCAATTTGCAAGTCACTTCCGCATCACTACTCCGGATTCCGATGTATATCCCGGAATCCCTCCTCGTGATCGGTGGCGTGCTTATGTGTATTGCGTTCATCATGCAAATTATCGACGGCGGCATACATAGGGGAGGAGAAAACCTATGAACATATTCTTTACAGGTGGATTAGGACTTCTTCTTGTCATTGGACTTCCGGTTGCATTTACATTGAGCTTGCTCGCTGTTGCGGGAATGTATTTCTTTAACGGTGGAACGTTCGCGTTTGCACAAATTCCGATTATCTCCTACAAGTCATTGGACGATTTCTCACTTACGGCACTGCCGATGTACGTGTTAATGAGCCAAGTGCTCGTTGTTAGCGGTGTCGGTCGTGATTTGTATGAAATGGCGAGCAGATGGTTCAGACATTTGCCTGGTGGTCTTGCGATTGCGACACTATTCTGTTGTACGATTTTCTCTGCAATTTCCGGATCGAGTGTTGCGACTGCGGTTACTGTAGGGGCCGTCGCTCTGCCTGAAATGGTGCGAAGAGGCTATGATAAGCGTCATGTACTTGGATTGCTTGCAGCTGGGGGTACATTAGGCATCCTTATTCCTCCGAGTATCCCGATGATCATTTATGGTTCTGTAACGGGAGAATCTGTCGGTAAATTGTTTATCGCTGGAATTGTACCGGGAATTGTCCTAACATTGGCGTTTATGATTTTCTCGTCTTACCAGACACGCCACATTAAGGATGCGCCTGCTTCATGGGGCGAGCGGTTAGAAGCTTCTAAAAAAGCAATTTGGGGTTTACTGTTGCCGATTATTATTATCGGTGGGATTTATAGAGGGATTTTCACACCAACTGAAGCTGCGGCTGTGGGGGTAGTGCTCAGCTTCCTCATTGCAATTTTCATCTATAAAAATATGACGATGAAATTATTGAGAGAAATACTTGTATCAACGGTCAAGACGAATGCGATGATTCTATTCATCATTGTTGGTGCGATGCTGTTAGGCTATATTTTAACAATCCTTCAAATTCCACAAACAATCGTCAACTTTGCAACGTCACAAGATATATCACCATGGATCATCTTTATTCTGATTAATATCGTTTTATTAATCCTTGGCATGTTCTTGGAAACAGTTTCGATACTTGTTATTACACTTCCAATTCTCTATCCGATCATCATTGCGCTCGGATTCGATCCGATTTGGTTCGCCATTATTATGGTCATCAATATGGAATTGGCATTGATTTCACCACCAGTTGGACTGAACCTCTTCGTGTTGAAAGGGCTGGATAAAGAGAATACGATCAGCGAAATTGTCAAAGGGGTCGTCCCCTATGCAGCCATCATGGTTGTCTTTATGATCATTCTTTCAATCTTCCCGGAGATTGCGACGGGGCTTATCCATAATAAAATCAAATAACGAAAGCCCACAGGGAATATTCCTTTGTGGGCTTTTGTGTTAAATGAAACTATTTAACGGGTATTCCGTAAAGTATAGAAGAGGTGATTTCGATGAGAATGATGAGAGGACTACTGACTCTACTAATTGCATCTGTAATTTTCCTGCCTGTACAAGTCTATGCTGTCGATTTTTCCATACCTGAAGTGACGATCGACGCGTACTTGCAGGCGGATGGAAATGCGGAAGTCGTGGAGAAACACACCTATGATTTCCCAGGGAAGTTTAATGGAATGATCCGCGGGTTGATTCCTAAAAGGGGTTCGGAAATAACTGCTTTTAAAGCTTTTGAAGAGGGAACTCTATTGGAAGTTGAGAAAATTGACGGAGAGTATCGAATCCATCGAAAAGGAAATAGGGAGATTGTTAACGTTGAAATGACATATACAATCGAGAATGCAGTGAAGAAATTCGAAGATGGCACAGAGTTTTACTGGCCGTTTTTCGATGATCGGAATGAAACGAACTATGGGAATATGACCGTCCGTATTCATCCGCCGGAACGAGTGGAAACGGCAGAATTCCTAGGTTATGGCGCCGCAGAGCGTTCGGGTTCGGTGGATAAAGATGGCGTTGTCACGTTTGCGATGGGTAAAGTCCCTTCTGGATCGAACGGCGATGTCCGCGTTGTGTATGATAATGCTATATTCCCGCAGATGACATTGGTGCAAGGCAGTGCGCTGAAGGAAATGGAGAAAGACCGTAATATGCAGGCGTTTCTGTATGATAACAGGGATACAGCAAGTGTATGGGGATGGTTATTGTTCGGCGTGCTTGCGTTATTGGTTGTATGGGGAATGTTGAAGATGCGTATTGTGAAACAGCGCAGACAGCGGGAAGCACAGGCGCAAATTCCGGAAGGTTTCTTCGTGCCAGGTGAGAAATTGAGCATGCCCGCGACGATTTTATATGTTAAAGGCGGTCTGTTTTCGTCTGAAATGATGGTTGCCGCCCTGTTGGATCTAATCCGAAAAGGGCATGTGGAACAGCTGTCGGAGAACGATTTCAGATTGGTTGACGAGGAAGTGGAATTTGAACATGAACGGGCGTTAATTGACTTGCTGTTCCATAAAGCTGGTGACGGTACGAATTTCAATATGGATGGACTTGTCAGCTATACGGAAAATGAGTTGAACCACCCTGCTTATAACGAAGGATTTGCCGCTTGGCAAAAAGGTGTGCGTGATGAAGTGAAAGAAGCGGATTTGATCGAGAAAAAGCCGAAGCTCCGTATGCATTTCATCTTAGCAAGTATTGGCTTTGTTGTCGTTGCAATCCTTTTCGGCATCTTCTCGCATTTCATTTCAATGCTATTCGCAATCGCGGCGACAGTCATTACGCTTGTGGTCGGACTTGTATATCGCCCGCGGACTAAGGAAGGGCATGTGCTGTATGAAGAATGGCAGCATTTCAGGAATGCATTCGAATCGTTTGGCGATTTCAATGCAGAGAAATGGCGTTCATTGTCGACCGATGAACGGTTGCGTGCCTATACATTTGGCGTTGGCGCACAGGATATCCACATCCAATCTGAATTGGACAAATTCGAGCAGGCGAATGCACGCTCAAAAGAATCTGCGTCAAGCTACGGATTCAACTACATGTATGTGAATCCCGTTTTACTGACAACCGTTTTCGCATCCGCAACGACTACCGCATCGGCAAGTTCGAGCAGTTACTCTGCTTCAGGCGGCGGGGGAGGAACCGGTGGAGGAGGCGGGGGATCAGGAGCGTTCTGAATGGGGGCAGCCAACTTTCGTTGGCTGCTTTTTGGTGTGGTGCGCGTGCTACGTTTCGTTGCGACGGGTTTACGTTTCGATACGGCGGTCTCTATGTTTCGATACGCGCGGTCTACGTTTCGTTGCGCCCGCTACGTTTCGATACGACGGGTTTACGTTTCGATACGGGGCCTCTACGTTTCGATACGCGCAGTTTACGTTTCGTTGCGCCCGCTACGTTTCGATACGACGGGTTTACGTTTCGTTACGGGGCCACTACATTTCGATACGCCGGGGATACGTTTCGTTACGCGTGCTACATTTCGATACGGGCCGCCTACGTTTCGTTGCGCGTACTTGGTTTCAATACACACGGTGGTTTACATGGTGTTGCGAAGCTCCAAGAATGATGCATCTCAAAAGAAAAAAGTCGCTTTAGCGACTTTTACCGACTGAATTTACTTGGGCTTTATTAAATGTATAAAAAGTATGAGGAGCATTACCGAGACGAAGCATGCCTGATGATTGGCTAAAAATTATGCTCGCGGCAGCACTTGATTTTAAATCCAGGAAAAATCGTAGTTGCTTATTCGAAACAGTGTGCCCGATAAGCAAAAACCAATCCTTAATAGCCACTTCCAATGCGCCAGGATCCTTTTTTCTGCAAGCATAACAAATCCATGAATGGCCACGTTTCCGATCCATCGGAGAATGGCAAGAAGAACAAAGCACACCTCTAATCAGATGAGCAGGTACTATTTCATATCGCTGGCAAGCGGGTGTCATTGACCAACTCACTTGATCGGCTACTATCATTTCTGCTATGGAAGTGCTTGGATATGCTTGAAGTGACTCTGTCTCCACTAATAATGTTCGGATATATCTTGGCAGTTGTTTTGCGTATTTAAGTGTGATGGAATCTGGTACTACAGAGATTTCAGTCTGACCATTAGCCATTACAAGTATAGGTATGACGGGAATTGAAATATTGCGCTTCTCTAGCCAAGTCTTCAACCCGACTGTTGCACGATCTAATTGGTGAATGATGCAATCGTATTTATCGATTTCACCATTGGAAGCGATTTTAGTCGTTTTACCGCTATCTTCATTGAAATTCACAGTACCGGCATAATATTTTACTTCTAAAAGGATAATGGAGTGAGGAGAAACAATTAGGGTGTCAATCTGTATCTGGAAATGGGGATTGATTTCCAGACGGATGTCCGTTAAAACTTTTACTCCTCGGGGATAGGAGATTTCTTGTAGTACTCGATCAACATAAATTTCGCCTGCATGTCCCGCTTTCAACTGATGGTACTTCGTTTGGATATACGCATACTTGTGA is a genomic window of Sporosarcina oncorhynchi containing:
- a CDS encoding GntR family transcriptional regulator codes for the protein MSNFIVKKTTLKEQVYDYLKNAITLGEIKPGDRLIEEKVSETLNVSRSPIREAVRMLQKDGLLDVNASGGVTVVNPTIEDYRNLYEARVEMESLAAFYAAQRRTSVELAEIKLFIDEMEKEVTDNSLKGMLQVNFRFHEAIVRASHNPFLTSMTLQLRGVNSFYRKAILEGNPAYMRGALQDHQDIYHAIESQEQDIARQLMRHHIERDYQSFMKVVNK
- a CDS encoding TRAP transporter large permease produces the protein MNIFFTGGLGLLLVIGLPVAFTLSLLAVAGMYFFNGGTFAFAQIPIISYKSLDDFSLTALPMYVLMSQVLVVSGVGRDLYEMASRWFRHLPGGLAIATLFCCTIFSAISGSSVATAVTVGAVALPEMVRRGYDKRHVLGLLAAGGTLGILIPPSIPMIIYGSVTGESVGKLFIAGIVPGIVLTLAFMIFSSYQTRHIKDAPASWGERLEASKKAIWGLLLPIIIIGGIYRGIFTPTEAAAVGVVLSFLIAIFIYKNMTMKLLREILVSTVKTNAMILFIIVGAMLLGYILTILQIPQTIVNFATSQDISPWIIFILINIVLLILGMFLETVSILVITLPILYPIIIALGFDPIWFAIIMVINMELALISPPVGLNLFVLKGLDKENTISEIVKGVVPYAAIMVVFMIILSIFPEIATGLIHNKIK
- a CDS encoding CaiB/BaiF CoA transferase family protein; translated protein: MNQRKPLEGIKILELGNLVAAPFAGKLFSEFGAEVIKVEEPKNGDPLRNWRVMHEDTSVWWYVQSRNKKSITVNLREPEGQEIIKSLVAEVDVVLENFKPGTLERWGLGYEEMKKINPSIILTRISGYGQTGPYKEKPGFGSVAEAIGGLRYLTGYPDRPPVRVGIAIGDMIAGLYAVIGTLMSLRARDVDAHKEGQVVDVALYEAVFSLLEGILPEYDLTGQVRERTGSTLPGIAPSNTYKCADNKHIVIGGNGDRIFQRLMTAIGREDIANDPVYSTNQGRADNVEMIDALIEEWTLQHPLKEVQRILDDVSVPVGPIYGIQDIVEDEHYAARDMLKEVELPDGGKLMVPGIVPKLSGTPGDIGWTGPSLGSHNDEVYKELLGLSQEELNDLKSKGVV
- a CDS encoding DUF2207 domain-containing protein translates to MRMMRGLLTLLIASVIFLPVQVYAVDFSIPEVTIDAYLQADGNAEVVEKHTYDFPGKFNGMIRGLIPKRGSEITAFKAFEEGTLLEVEKIDGEYRIHRKGNREIVNVEMTYTIENAVKKFEDGTEFYWPFFDDRNETNYGNMTVRIHPPERVETAEFLGYGAAERSGSVDKDGVVTFAMGKVPSGSNGDVRVVYDNAIFPQMTLVQGSALKEMEKDRNMQAFLYDNRDTASVWGWLLFGVLALLVVWGMLKMRIVKQRRQREAQAQIPEGFFVPGEKLSMPATILYVKGGLFSSEMMVAALLDLIRKGHVEQLSENDFRLVDEEVEFEHERALIDLLFHKAGDGTNFNMDGLVSYTENELNHPAYNEGFAAWQKGVRDEVKEADLIEKKPKLRMHFILASIGFVVVAILFGIFSHFISMLFAIAATVITLVVGLVYRPRTKEGHVLYEEWQHFRNAFESFGDFNAEKWRSLSTDERLRAYTFGVGAQDIHIQSELDKFEQANARSKESASSYGFNYMYVNPVLLTTVFASATTTASASSSSYSASGGGGGTGGGGGGSGAF
- a CDS encoding hydroxymethylglutaryl-CoA lyase yields the protein MPDVTIIDVSPRDGLQNDPKPISAVEKSQLVRMLVEAGVHKVEVTSFVHPLKVPQMADASQLLEMLKSVPEVEAIALIPNLKGYERARNHRLSEVNWVSAATETFNAKNIGMTIDENMEQFLQVLEKAKEDGIKTCFSVAVSFGCPYEGEVAEVQVLDIVKCIKEAGVDRIGIADTIGIATPDHVERLMGKVLEIAGETPVAVHLHDTRGLGSANAYAAYRAGVRIFETAASGIGGCPFAPGAAGNLATEDLVYLFERMDISTGIDFEKLLDAADYAAILSSKNPLGRIRHVERKQEKGNRG
- a CDS encoding nuclease-related domain-containing protein — its product is MITIFMKRHPPEELIQLERLAVRLPTSHHKYAYIQTKYHQLKAGHAGEIYVDRVLQEISYPRGVKVLTDIRLEINPHFQIQIDTLIVSPHSIILLEVKYYAGTVNFNEDSGKTTKIASNGEIDKYDCIIHQLDRATVGLKTWLEKRNISIPVIPILVMANGQTEISVVPDSITLKYAKQLPRYIRTLLVETESLQAYPSTSIAEMIVADQVSWSMTPACQRYEIVPAHLIRGVLCSSCHSPMDRKRGHSWICYACRKKDPGALEVAIKDWFLLIGHTVSNKQLRFFLDLKSSAAASIIFSQSSGMLRLGNAPHTFYTFNKAQVNSVGKSR
- a CDS encoding TRAP transporter small permease, giving the protein MKKVYTFMDLLIRWGAYIAGVLILITTVMTFYEVISRSFFGKPTSWATELSIYAIIGSCFLGSAYAVRTYSHITVDLLINNVNDRIKTLLAYLSNALGLVFSIIFTVYSYLHVVKTFNLQVTSASLLRIPMYIPESLLVIGGVLMCIAFIMQIIDGGIHRGGENL
- the dctP gene encoding TRAP transporter substrate-binding protein DctP encodes the protein MFKYILLVSLSDKDMNQSILSGGVEMGVNSSTLWSSTVPAMGIFDVPYIFNDYSAVGEAVNGEFGEKLSGAMEEKGAKVLMFADYGYVQFANNKRELKKPEDFKGLKIRSIGDLPSELIQAYGASPVFMGGGEVYMALQRNTVDGATSGTTAMLQRKYDEVTKYLTVNNYAYLEFLLAVNKDYWDKLPAKTQELLTEVAAETETWIREQAEKEDTESAKALEEKGMEVYYVPEDELDVWKDAAAPVRDVFIENAGSLGEELLDLVDKK